The following proteins come from a genomic window of Rhodoligotrophos sp. CJ14:
- a CDS encoding MaoC family dehydratase has translation MQTGQAVKETRVIHASYGRYLEDFAVGDIYEHRPGRTITEADNIQFSLMTMNAHPMHCDGAFAAKSEFGKPLVNSGLTLAIVLGMTVNDVSFKAIANLGWKEIKLTAPVFPGDTVYARSEVLEVRESKSRPNQGIVTTRTEGYKADGTVFMEFTRMSLIPRRGHGVGDE, from the coding sequence ATGCAGACTGGGCAGGCGGTGAAGGAAACGCGGGTTATTCACGCGAGCTATGGCCGCTATCTCGAGGATTTCGCGGTCGGCGACATCTATGAGCACAGGCCCGGCCGCACGATCACGGAGGCGGACAACATCCAGTTCAGCCTCATGACCATGAATGCGCACCCCATGCATTGCGACGGCGCCTTTGCCGCGAAGTCGGAATTCGGCAAGCCCCTGGTCAATTCGGGACTAACCCTGGCCATCGTCCTCGGCATGACAGTAAACGACGTGAGCTTCAAGGCAATCGCCAATCTCGGCTGGAAAGAGATTAAGCTCACCGCTCCCGTTTTTCCCGGCGACACGGTCTATGCCCGTTCCGAGGTTCTGGAGGTGCGCGAAAGCAAGTCGCGCCCGAACCAGGGCATCGTCACCACGCGCACGGAAGGCTACAAGGCGGATGGTACCGTCTTCATGGAATTCACCCGTATGAGCCTCATCCCAAGGCGGGGCCACGGCGTGGGAGACGAGTAA
- a CDS encoding MmgE/PrpD family protein, translating into MSIASRVVTSPSSAHQDAPAPMADPSVELARFAATLRHEDIPEAIRARACHHILDATGIALASTKFDFAQRTLTAIAGLSGGGAVPVIGMPAWLPPRDAATVNGLLCHGLDFDDTHLAGVVHPTSSAFPVSLSAGIHAGATGRDLLTATIIGLEASARLGAVAKGGFHQVGFHPTGLVGAFGCALAAGALFGLSERELVNAQGIVLSMASGSLEFLEDGAWNKRLHPGWAAAAGITAAALAKQGFKGASNPYTGRFGLYRSHLGPLAENCDYSLATAGLGESWEVLQTAIKPFPACHFTHGCVDAALILRNRGLDIDAIAEIEAFVPAEVVKTVCEPEANKKRPANSYDAQFSIPYLVAAALARGQLTLAELEEPALSDPVILAVADKVAYRIDPGSAFPKAYSGEVRISFNNGERMAAREQINRGAPDRPLSDADIIEKFRANAAMSVRPSTATRIEDAVLALDATDDLAGFARTIAG; encoded by the coding sequence ATGAGCATCGCTTCTCGAGTGGTGACGAGCCCGTCCAGCGCGCATCAGGATGCACCCGCTCCCATGGCCGACCCCTCGGTCGAGCTCGCCCGTTTTGCAGCGACCTTGCGCCACGAGGATATTCCCGAAGCGATCCGCGCCCGGGCCTGTCATCACATCCTCGATGCGACTGGAATAGCGCTCGCTTCTACCAAGTTCGACTTCGCCCAGCGCACCCTCACCGCCATCGCCGGTCTGTCCGGTGGCGGCGCCGTGCCGGTCATCGGCATGCCCGCCTGGCTTCCACCCCGCGATGCGGCAACGGTCAATGGGCTGCTCTGCCATGGGCTCGATTTCGACGACACCCATCTCGCGGGTGTTGTCCATCCGACCTCCAGCGCGTTCCCGGTGAGCCTCTCCGCGGGCATTCATGCCGGCGCCACCGGTCGCGATCTGCTGACGGCCACCATCATCGGCCTCGAAGCTTCCGCGCGCCTCGGCGCTGTCGCCAAGGGCGGCTTCCATCAGGTCGGCTTCCACCCGACCGGCCTCGTCGGCGCCTTCGGCTGCGCTCTGGCCGCCGGAGCCCTGTTCGGCCTGTCCGAGCGCGAGCTCGTCAATGCGCAAGGCATCGTTCTCTCCATGGCCTCGGGTAGCCTGGAATTCCTGGAGGACGGCGCCTGGAACAAGCGGCTGCACCCGGGCTGGGCCGCCGCCGCCGGCATCACCGCCGCAGCCCTGGCCAAACAAGGCTTCAAGGGCGCATCCAACCCCTATACCGGCCGGTTCGGGCTTTATCGCTCCCATCTCGGCCCGCTCGCCGAAAACTGCGATTATTCCCTCGCAACCGCAGGGCTCGGCGAGAGCTGGGAAGTGCTGCAGACTGCAATCAAGCCCTTTCCCGCCTGCCACTTTACCCATGGCTGCGTCGATGCCGCGCTGATCCTGCGCAACCGCGGTCTCGACATCGACGCGATCGCCGAGATCGAAGCCTTCGTTCCGGCCGAGGTCGTCAAGACCGTCTGCGAGCCCGAGGCGAACAAGAAGCGCCCGGCCAACAGCTATGACGCCCAATTCTCAATTCCCTACCTTGTCGCCGCAGCTCTCGCCCGTGGTCAGCTCACCCTGGCGGAATTGGAGGAGCCAGCGCTGAGCGATCCCGTGATCCTCGCCGTGGCCGACAAGGTCGCCTACCGCATCGACCCCGGTTCCGCATTTCCGAAGGCCTATTCGGGCGAAGTGCGGATCAGCTTCAACAATGGTGAGCGCATGGCCGCCCGCGAGCAGATCAATCGCGGGGCCCCCGACCGGCCATTGAGCGATGCGGATATCATCGAGAAATTCCGCGCCAATGCGGCCATGTCCGTCCGCCCCTCGACCGCCACGCGTATCGAGGACGCGGTGCTGGCCCTCGATGCGACGGATGATCTCGCGGGCTTTGCCAGAACCATAGCCGGCTGA
- a CDS encoding acyl-CoA dehydrogenase family protein — protein MNVSRPMGDRTERDEQEQLILDSLDRFLDRHVRPYAMQLEHDDTYPDEIVEQMKELGLFGAIIPAEYGGLGLRPSTYAKIIERISTVWMSLSGIINSHLIMAHIVARKGTEEQRAKFLPRFATGELRGGLALTEPDCGTDLQAIRTTAMRNGDAYVVNGTKTWISNGIKGSCFALLVKTDPAAEPRHKGMSMFLAEKGEGFAVSRKLEKLGYKGIDSAELVFTDYRIPADRLIGGVEGQGMACAITGLELGRVNVAARGVGIAQAALDEAVRYSQQRRTFGKPIYQHQAIAMKLADMATRTEAARLLVRQAADALDRGERCDYEAGMAKLFATEAAVENALEAMRIHGGYGYSKEFLVERLYRDAPLLVIGEGTNEIQRIVIAKRLIEQNRI, from the coding sequence ATGAATGTCTCACGCCCAATGGGCGATCGAACCGAACGCGACGAGCAGGAGCAGCTGATCCTGGACAGCCTCGATCGCTTTCTAGACCGCCATGTCCGCCCCTATGCCATGCAGCTTGAGCATGACGACACCTATCCCGACGAAATCGTCGAGCAGATGAAGGAGCTGGGGCTGTTCGGGGCGATCATCCCCGCGGAATATGGCGGACTTGGCCTGCGTCCCTCCACTTACGCCAAGATCATCGAGCGCATCTCCACCGTCTGGATGTCCTTGAGTGGCATAATCAATTCACACCTGATCATGGCGCATATCGTGGCCCGCAAGGGCACCGAAGAGCAGCGGGCGAAATTTCTGCCGCGCTTTGCAACGGGCGAGCTGCGCGGCGGCCTCGCGTTGACGGAGCCCGATTGCGGCACCGACCTTCAGGCGATCCGGACCACGGCGATGCGCAACGGCGATGCCTATGTGGTCAATGGCACCAAGACCTGGATTTCCAACGGCATCAAGGGATCGTGCTTTGCGCTGCTGGTGAAGACTGATCCCGCCGCGGAGCCGCGCCACAAGGGCATGAGCATGTTCCTCGCCGAGAAGGGCGAGGGCTTCGCCGTCAGCCGCAAGCTCGAAAAGCTCGGCTATAAGGGCATCGATTCCGCCGAGCTGGTCTTCACCGATTACCGCATTCCGGCCGACCGCCTCATTGGCGGCGTCGAAGGCCAGGGCATGGCCTGCGCGATCACGGGGCTGGAGCTCGGCCGGGTGAATGTGGCAGCCCGCGGTGTCGGCATTGCACAGGCCGCGCTGGATGAGGCCGTACGCTATTCCCAGCAGCGGCGCACCTTCGGCAAGCCGATCTACCAGCATCAAGCCATTGCCATGAAGCTTGCGGACATGGCGACGCGCACCGAGGCTGCCCGTCTTCTCGTCCGCCAGGCGGCGGATGCGCTCGATCGCGGCGAACGCTGCGACTACGAGGCCGGCATGGCCAAGCTCTTCGCAACTGAAGCGGCCGTCGAGAATGCCCTGGAGGCCATGCGCATCCATGGCGGCTATGGCTATAGCAAGGAATTTCTCGTCGAGCGTCTCTATCGCGATGCGCCCCTGCTGGTGATCGGCGAGGGCACCAACGAGATCCAGCGCATCGTCATTGCCAAGCGGCTGATCGAGCAGAACCGGATCTGA
- a CDS encoding CaiB/BaiF CoA transferase family protein, whose translation MSEMPQNLPLDGVTVLAVEQYGAGPFGTMLLGDLGAEVIKIENPHNGGDVGRHVGPYYFSELDSHFYQSFNRNKRSLTLDLKHPEGMKLFHELVRNADAVLDNLRGDLPDKLGLTYRALGEINPKVVCCHLSAYGREGERRAWPGYDYLMQAEAGYLSVTGEPDGPPTRMGLSIVDMMTGLMAGFALVSGIVGARSTGRGMDLDVSLFDTALHNLTYLATWYLNAGHVQAREPRSSHPSLTPSQLYRTKDGWLFVMCNKEKFWPIFAERIGRPDLATDERFATFAARLKSRAELTELLDATLATKTSAEWTAILGGHVPIAPVLDIGEALENPFVTEHGRLAEFKRPEGGEPVRMLAGPIRVNGNPAPAKAAPAMGFDTDALLSRLGYDQDTISAMRRKGFI comes from the coding sequence ATGTCCGAGATGCCTCAGAACCTCCCCCTTGATGGCGTCACCGTCCTCGCCGTCGAGCAATATGGCGCCGGCCCTTTCGGCACCATGCTGCTCGGCGATCTCGGCGCGGAGGTCATCAAGATCGAAAATCCGCACAATGGCGGCGATGTCGGACGCCATGTCGGCCCCTATTACTTCTCCGAGCTCGACAGTCATTTCTACCAGTCCTTCAACCGCAATAAGCGCAGCCTGACCCTCGACCTCAAGCATCCCGAGGGAATGAAGCTCTTTCACGAGCTGGTTCGCAACGCCGATGCGGTATTGGACAACCTCCGCGGCGACCTGCCAGATAAGCTCGGGCTCACCTACCGCGCGCTCGGCGAAATCAACCCGAAGGTCGTTTGCTGCCACCTCTCCGCCTATGGCCGCGAGGGCGAGCGCCGCGCCTGGCCCGGCTATGATTATCTTATGCAGGCCGAGGCCGGCTATCTCAGTGTGACCGGCGAGCCGGACGGACCGCCCACCCGCATGGGCCTCTCGATCGTAGACATGATGACCGGGCTGATGGCTGGATTTGCTCTGGTCTCAGGCATTGTTGGTGCGCGCAGCACCGGCCGGGGCATGGATCTCGACGTCAGTCTGTTCGATACCGCGCTCCACAATCTCACCTATCTCGCGACCTGGTATCTCAATGCCGGACACGTGCAGGCGCGCGAGCCCCGCTCGTCCCATCCCTCGCTCACACCCTCCCAGCTCTATCGCACCAAGGACGGCTGGCTCTTTGTCATGTGCAACAAGGAGAAATTCTGGCCGATCTTCGCCGAAAGGATCGGCCGGCCCGATCTCGCCACGGACGAGCGCTTCGCCACTTTCGCAGCACGTCTGAAATCGAGGGCCGAGCTGACCGAGCTGCTTGATGCGACCCTTGCGACAAAGACGAGCGCCGAATGGACCGCGATTCTCGGCGGCCATGTGCCGATCGCGCCAGTCCTCGACATCGGCGAGGCCCTGGAGAACCCATTCGTGACAGAGCATGGCCGGCTTGCTGAATTTAAGCGTCCCGAGGGTGGCGAGCCCGTCCGCATGCTTGCCGGACCGATCCGGGTCAATGGCAACCCCGCACCGGCAAAGGCGGCCCCCGCCATGGGCTTCGATACGGACGCATTACTATCGAGGCTCGGCTACGACCAGGACACGATCTCGGCCATGCGCCGCAAGGGTTTCATCTGA
- a CDS encoding amidase, translating to MSAALHLTLCEAAEAIAQGRITSEALVTQAIERVEALNPKLNAFVDLESDEALEQARKLDREQVAGRSRGPLHGVPLAHKDMYYRAGKVSGCGSSIRRDFVASTTSPLLERLEAAGAVNLGRLHMAEFAMGPTGHNAHLGRCCNPWDLDRISGGSSSGSGAAVAARLVFGALGSDTGGSIRLPAAMCGIVGLKPTQGLLATDGMMGLSESLDCPGPLARSSRDIARLMDIMSGGSHEAALASPVTGMVLGIPRTFYWEDLAPSVANRLERARRVMEDAGLEIIDVDIPDHSALADLADLVWTPEAAALHLPWLRERPHDYGAQVRARLIQGLAISATAYLRARQLRTLALEAMLSGPLARCDALFVPAIRRSVPSAAETDTGSNPNMREVLASITALTRPLSYLGLPGLVTPAGFDEQGLPVAMQLIGRPREEAALLRIAHAFEERTGFLHEAPSV from the coding sequence ATGAGCGCGGCGCTTCACCTTACCTTATGCGAAGCGGCAGAGGCGATCGCGCAAGGCAGGATCACCTCCGAAGCCCTCGTCACGCAAGCAATCGAGAGGGTCGAGGCGCTCAATCCGAAGCTCAACGCCTTTGTGGATCTGGAATCGGACGAAGCCCTCGAACAAGCCCGCAAGCTCGACAGGGAGCAAGTAGCCGGCCGCTCGCGCGGCCCCTTGCACGGTGTGCCCCTGGCCCATAAGGACATGTACTATAGGGCCGGAAAGGTGTCGGGCTGTGGGTCCAGCATCCGGCGCGATTTCGTTGCATCCACCACCTCTCCCCTGTTGGAGCGGCTGGAGGCCGCCGGCGCCGTCAACCTCGGCCGTCTGCATATGGCGGAATTCGCCATGGGTCCCACCGGCCACAACGCCCATCTCGGCCGATGCTGCAATCCGTGGGATCTCGACCGGATCAGCGGCGGCTCCTCCTCGGGCTCCGGTGCAGCCGTTGCTGCCCGGCTCGTATTCGGCGCCCTTGGTTCTGACACCGGTGGCTCGATCCGCTTGCCCGCGGCGATGTGCGGCATCGTCGGTCTGAAACCCACCCAAGGCCTTCTCGCGACCGACGGCATGATGGGCCTGTCCGAAAGCCTCGATTGCCCGGGGCCGCTGGCCCGCTCCAGCCGCGACATTGCCCGTCTGATGGATATCATGTCGGGTGGATCCCATGAAGCTGCCTTGGCGAGCCCGGTTACGGGTATGGTGCTCGGTATTCCCCGGACCTTTTATTGGGAGGACTTGGCCCCCTCTGTCGCAAACCGCCTCGAAAGGGCGCGGCGCGTCATGGAGGACGCGGGCCTCGAAATCATCGACGTCGACATTCCCGACCACTCGGCGCTGGCCGATCTCGCCGACCTCGTCTGGACGCCGGAGGCGGCGGCCTTGCACCTCCCCTGGCTGCGCGAGCGGCCCCACGATTACGGCGCCCAGGTTCGCGCCCGCCTCATTCAGGGACTTGCCATCTCGGCCACCGCATATCTGCGTGCCCGCCAGCTACGCACGCTCGCGCTCGAAGCGATGCTCTCCGGCCCGCTTGCCCGATGCGATGCGCTCTTCGTGCCTGCGATCCGGCGCAGCGTGCCAAGCGCGGCCGAGACCGACACCGGCTCCAATCCCAATATGCGCGAGGTTCTCGCCAGCATCACCGCGCTGACACGGCCGCTCTCTTATCTCGGCCTGCCGGGACTGGTGACACCGGCCGGCTTCGACGAGCAAGGCCTGCCCGTGGCGATGCAACTGATTGGCCGGCCGCGGGAAGAGGCAGCTCTTCTGCGCATCGCGCACGCTTTCGAGGAACGAACAGGGTTCCTGCACGAAGCCCCCTCAGTTTGA
- a CDS encoding TRAP transporter small permease, with protein MSEPQFASPDAHAAGAERSEPAARPDSSIARLLMFIEEHILLNIATVLMAASMVIMFYEACSRTLLSESHWWAEEAVRFLVVWSIMLAFGIATRKGNYIRMDLFVSAMPHAFQRAAAWLNCLAGLLFAILVVIAGTIGVMHLHRVGMYTESNLDLPLWIVRLALPIGAAFYALYFVTVAVALLRGEDEAQSNAH; from the coding sequence ATGTCTGAGCCGCAATTTGCTTCACCCGATGCGCATGCAGCCGGTGCAGAGCGCTCCGAACCAGCGGCGCGACCCGACAGCAGCATCGCGCGGCTACTTATGTTCATCGAGGAACACATTCTCCTCAATATCGCGACCGTGCTGATGGCCGCGAGCATGGTGATCATGTTCTACGAGGCCTGCAGCCGTACGCTTCTTTCAGAGAGTCATTGGTGGGCGGAGGAAGCCGTGCGCTTTCTCGTGGTCTGGAGCATTATGCTCGCATTCGGAATTGCCACCCGGAAGGGCAATTACATCCGCATGGACCTGTTCGTCTCGGCCATGCCCCACGCGTTTCAGCGGGCGGCCGCCTGGCTCAACTGCCTCGCCGGCCTCTTATTCGCCATTCTGGTCGTGATTGCCGGCACAATCGGCGTCATGCACCTGCACCGGGTCGGCATGTACACGGAATCCAACCTCGACCTGCCTCTGTGGATCGTGCGTCTTGCACTGCCGATCGGCGCCGCGTTCTATGCCCTCTACTTCGTGACAGTCGCTGTTGCTCTGCTGCGCGGAGAAGATGAGGCACAATCCAATGCGCATTGA
- a CDS encoding TRAP transporter large permease, whose product MTTIIAVGSLLALISLGVHIAVGLGLVAIGLILFEANIPLNLAAQAAWDGIDKYSLVAIPFFIFAGNMMSRGDLALVILDLVGCLVRWFRGGIALAVAASSVFFAAVNGSSVACAVALGPAATRLMPKEGYPQQFAAALVAVCGTLGLMIPPSLTFILIGSIMGLPVSDLFIAGIIPGLLEASLLGLTTIILSRWKGYGGDTRPIDIPGFVSRLPRAAGAIAMPILIVGSIYAGFFTPTEVSALAAIYAVILVLFVYRTANIKAVWETAQDSVMQTVLIYGILLASGLLTVVLTRLGLAAELTRFMLEYQVSAFEFLLVVNLALIVIGMFIDGVSMIVLLAPLLFPMAHTAGINPIHFAVIMTALVEVATLTPPVGLNLFVMSRITNLPIHKVIAGVFPFYAMRVVALILINAFPYLSLALL is encoded by the coding sequence ATGACCACGATCATTGCTGTCGGAAGCCTCTTGGCGCTGATTTCCCTGGGTGTCCATATTGCGGTCGGCCTGGGACTGGTGGCCATCGGCCTCATCCTTTTCGAAGCCAATATTCCGCTCAATCTGGCCGCTCAGGCGGCCTGGGACGGCATCGACAAATATTCCCTCGTCGCGATCCCCTTCTTCATCTTCGCTGGCAATATGATGTCGCGCGGAGACCTTGCGCTCGTCATCCTGGATCTGGTCGGCTGTCTCGTCCGCTGGTTCAGGGGCGGCATCGCGCTTGCAGTTGCTGCATCGAGCGTATTCTTCGCCGCGGTGAACGGCTCGAGCGTCGCCTGCGCCGTGGCCCTTGGCCCCGCAGCCACCCGTCTCATGCCCAAAGAAGGCTATCCCCAGCAATTCGCCGCAGCGCTCGTGGCCGTGTGCGGCACGCTGGGCCTGATGATCCCGCCCTCGCTAACCTTCATCCTCATCGGCTCCATCATGGGCCTGCCGGTCTCCGACCTGTTCATCGCCGGCATCATTCCGGGGCTGTTGGAGGCATCATTGCTGGGATTGACCACGATCATCCTGTCGCGCTGGAAAGGCTATGGCGGCGACACGCGCCCGATCGACATTCCCGGCTTCGTCTCGCGGCTGCCGCGGGCAGCTGGCGCAATCGCCATGCCGATCCTGATCGTCGGCTCGATCTATGCAGGCTTCTTCACACCCACGGAAGTCTCGGCCCTTGCCGCGATTTATGCAGTCATTCTCGTGCTCTTCGTTTATCGCACGGCGAACATCAAGGCGGTCTGGGAGACGGCCCAGGACTCCGTGATGCAGACGGTCCTCATCTACGGCATCCTGCTCGCCTCGGGCCTTCTGACGGTGGTCCTGACCCGGCTCGGACTGGCCGCTGAGCTCACCCGCTTCATGCTGGAATACCAGGTCTCAGCCTTCGAGTTCCTGCTCGTGGTCAACCTCGCGCTGATCGTCATCGGCATGTTCATCGACGGCGTATCGATGATCGTGCTGCTCGCCCCCCTCCTCTTTCCCATGGCGCACACGGCAGGCATCAATCCCATCCACTTCGCCGTCATCATGACCGCGCTCGTCGAGGTGGCAACGCTCACCCCACCGGTCGGCCTCAACCTCTTCGTGATGAGCCGCATCACCAACCTGCCAATACACAAGGTCATTGCCGGCGTATTTCCGTTCTATGCTATGCGGGTGGTGGCGTTGATCCTGATCAATGCCTTTCCATACCTTTCCCTGGCGCTGCTCTGA
- a CDS encoding GntR family transcriptional regulator, with protein sequence MRKSATALAMTESTILKDADTNVPLYLKVARALQQQIAIGEYPIGSLLPTEVELGTRYGVSRQTVRQAIQFLRQQKLLSAKKGVGTRVEARQPQRGYYFALHSLTQIFQFAAEAALHVDREEEIEVRGALAAELASRPGRKWLHLVGTRQTIGNDLPISWTEVYIDGRYARLFRGSKIHHSAIFSAIENSSGEPVTEVQQEINATVLSKELAASLKAEPGSPALVITRRYFGAGHRLFEMSVNIHPADRFSYAISLKRELTWENEPGSKR encoded by the coding sequence GTGCGTAAGAGTGCCACGGCCCTCGCCATGACTGAGAGCACGATCTTGAAGGACGCCGACACGAATGTGCCGCTCTACCTCAAGGTCGCGCGCGCCCTTCAGCAGCAGATCGCGATTGGCGAATATCCCATCGGCAGCCTTTTGCCGACCGAGGTGGAGCTTGGGACGCGCTATGGCGTGAGCCGGCAGACGGTGCGCCAGGCGATCCAGTTCTTAAGGCAGCAGAAGCTGCTCTCAGCGAAGAAGGGCGTTGGCACCCGCGTGGAAGCCCGCCAGCCGCAACGCGGCTATTATTTCGCTCTGCATTCCCTCACACAGATTTTCCAATTCGCAGCAGAAGCGGCCCTCCATGTCGATCGGGAGGAGGAAATCGAGGTCCGCGGCGCGCTTGCCGCAGAGCTTGCCTCCCGACCGGGGCGCAAATGGCTTCACCTGGTCGGAACGCGCCAGACCATCGGCAATGATCTGCCGATCAGTTGGACCGAAGTCTATATCGACGGACGCTATGCCCGACTGTTTCGCGGCAGCAAGATCCACCATTCCGCGATCTTTTCCGCGATCGAGAACTCTTCCGGCGAGCCGGTGACCGAAGTCCAGCAGGAAATCAACGCAACGGTGCTGAGCAAGGAACTTGCCGCAAGCCTGAAGGCCGAGCCGGGCTCGCCCGCTCTGGTCATCACCCGTCGCTATTTCGGCGCGGGCCACCGTCTGTTCGAGATGTCGGTGAACATTCACCCCGCGGACCGCTTCTCCTATGCGATCTCGCTGAAGCGCGAGCTCACCTGGGAGAATGAACCTGGATCCAAGCGGTAA
- a CDS encoding ABC transporter ATP-binding protein yields the protein MSLRVEQLSAGYGSIGVLRDISFTVEKGEVLGVLGRNGMGKTTLIRALAGTIAPSQGSIFLEGEEISKLPDYQRARRGITTVVQGRGMFPKLTVRENLEMGRIAGGRAKRNRRDEVLSYFPRLAERMNQLAGTMSGGEQQMLAIGRGLMTDPTVMLLDEPSDGIMPTLVRQIAETLAKINRAEGMTIIIVEQNVPMVFSMADRCIILEKGRIVAGGSKDEIAQSNLMKEYLAI from the coding sequence GTGAGTCTCAGGGTTGAGCAGCTGAGCGCAGGCTATGGCAGCATCGGCGTGCTGCGGGATATCTCGTTCACGGTCGAGAAGGGTGAGGTGCTGGGCGTGCTCGGCCGCAACGGCATGGGCAAGACCACGCTGATCCGGGCGCTTGCGGGCACCATTGCCCCGTCACAGGGCTCAATCTTTCTCGAGGGCGAGGAGATTTCGAAGCTGCCCGATTACCAGCGGGCGCGACGGGGCATCACAACGGTGGTACAGGGCCGGGGCATGTTTCCGAAGCTCACGGTGCGCGAGAACCTGGAAATGGGACGGATCGCCGGCGGGCGGGCCAAGCGCAACCGCCGCGACGAAGTGCTGAGCTATTTCCCGAGGCTCGCCGAGCGCATGAACCAGCTTGCCGGCACGATGAGCGGCGGCGAGCAGCAGATGCTCGCCATCGGCCGCGGGCTCATGACCGACCCGACGGTGATGCTGCTGGATGAGCCTTCGGATGGCATCATGCCCACACTCGTGCGGCAGATCGCGGAGACGCTCGCCAAGATCAACCGGGCGGAGGGCATGACCATCATCATCGTAGAGCAGAATGTGCCGATGGTGTTCAGCATGGCCGATCGCTGCATCATCCTGGAGAAGGGCCGGATCGTCGCCGGCGGCAGCAAGGATGAGATCGCCCAGAGCAATCTGATGAAGGAATATCTGGCGATCTGA
- a CDS encoding ATP-binding cassette domain-containing protein, translating to MAELLRTEGLSKHFRGLVANDNIDFAIESGAIRCVIGPNGAGKTTFLSMISGHLAPSAGRIVYKGADITRRSVVQRARIGIGRKFQTPTVFNNLTTAENIELSILRLHRSPQGIKARTDSVLQAVRLTDHRDTLVKHLSHGQRQWLEIGLLLGNESELLLLDEPTAGMTAEETAATGELVRQLAHDRQLSVIIIEHDIGFIRDLKSPVTVLHLGRVLKEGSFEEIAEDPKVRDVYLGADV from the coding sequence ATGGCTGAGCTGTTGCGCACCGAAGGCCTGTCCAAGCATTTTCGCGGCCTGGTCGCCAATGACAATATCGACTTCGCCATCGAGTCGGGGGCGATCCGTTGCGTGATTGGCCCGAATGGGGCTGGGAAAACCACGTTCCTGAGTATGATTTCCGGCCATCTCGCGCCATCGGCGGGGCGGATCGTCTATAAGGGCGCCGACATCACCCGACGGTCAGTCGTGCAGCGGGCGCGGATCGGCATCGGTCGGAAGTTTCAGACACCGACGGTGTTCAACAATCTCACCACGGCAGAGAATATCGAGCTGTCGATCCTGCGGCTTCACCGCTCACCCCAAGGTATCAAAGCGCGCACCGATTCCGTTCTGCAGGCTGTGCGCCTTACGGACCACAGGGATACGCTGGTCAAGCATCTCTCCCATGGCCAGCGGCAGTGGCTCGAGATCGGCCTTCTGCTCGGGAATGAATCGGAACTTCTGTTGCTGGACGAGCCCACGGCGGGCATGACGGCGGAGGAGACCGCGGCAACCGGCGAGCTCGTGCGGCAGCTGGCGCATGACCGGCAGCTCTCGGTGATCATCATCGAACACGATATCGGATTCATCAGAGATCTGAAGTCGCCGGTGACGGTCTTGCATCTCGGGCGCGTGCTGAAGGAGGGCAGCTTCGAGGAGATTGCCGAGGACCCCAAAGTGCGCGACGTCTATCTGGGAGCGGATGTGTGA